Proteins encoded by one window of Massilia sp. NR 4-1:
- a CDS encoding coniferyl aldehyde dehydrogenase, whose amino-acid sequence MNSPHANPASVHPNFLLARQRSAFLHEGAPTLAQRRADLRRLKAVILARRSEIEQALKADFGHRSTHETTIMELVPLVHGINYLLRNLRRWMRPQKRQVPLHFQPASARIEYQPLGVIGIMVPWNYPMSLALMPLATAIAAGNRAMIKPSEYTPATTRLLQAMMAELFAPEQVAVVTGDASVGEAFSGLAFDHLIFTGSTAVGKAVMRAASEHLVPVTLELGGKSPAIVERGHDLERAAGSIAYGKLANAGQTCIAPDYVLVHEAEVEGFVQAYDQAVRTLYPEGPSSTNYTSIVNERHYGRICALLDDARAHGARVSEVGVQPGDARQRPHTLAPTLVLGASNEMRIMQDEIFGPVLPVMTYRTLDEAIAHINAHLRPLALYYFGFDRASQRQVLDRTTSGNVTLNDTLLHFAQDDLPFGGVGPSGIGAYHGIEGFRALSHAKGIFQQSRINFSGLLRPPFGKLAHFIVKILLR is encoded by the coding sequence ATGAACTCTCCCCATGCAAATCCGGCCAGCGTGCATCCCAACTTCCTGCTGGCGCGCCAGCGCAGCGCCTTCCTGCACGAGGGCGCGCCCACGCTGGCCCAGCGCCGCGCCGACCTGCGCCGGCTGAAGGCGGTGATCCTGGCGCGGCGGAGCGAGATCGAACAGGCGCTGAAGGCCGACTTCGGCCACCGCTCCACGCATGAGACGACGATCATGGAGCTGGTCCCGCTGGTGCACGGCATTAACTACCTGCTGCGCAATCTGCGGCGCTGGATGCGCCCGCAAAAGCGCCAGGTGCCGCTGCACTTCCAGCCGGCCAGCGCGCGCATCGAATACCAGCCGCTGGGCGTGATCGGCATCATGGTGCCGTGGAACTATCCAATGTCGCTGGCCCTCATGCCGCTGGCCACCGCCATCGCCGCCGGCAACCGCGCCATGATCAAGCCGTCCGAATACACGCCGGCCACCACGCGCCTGCTGCAGGCCATGATGGCCGAGCTGTTCGCGCCGGAGCAGGTGGCGGTGGTGACGGGCGACGCCAGCGTGGGCGAGGCGTTTTCCGGCCTGGCTTTCGACCACCTGATATTCACCGGCAGCACGGCGGTGGGCAAGGCCGTGATGCGCGCGGCCAGCGAGCACCTGGTGCCCGTCACCCTGGAACTGGGCGGCAAATCGCCCGCCATCGTGGAACGCGGCCATGACCTGGAGCGCGCCGCCGGCAGCATCGCCTACGGCAAGCTGGCGAACGCGGGGCAGACCTGCATCGCGCCCGATTATGTGCTGGTGCACGAGGCGGAGGTGGAGGGCTTTGTGCAGGCGTATGACCAGGCGGTGCGCACGCTGTATCCGGAAGGGCCGTCGAGCACGAACTACACTTCCATCGTCAACGAGCGCCACTACGGCCGCATCTGCGCCCTGCTGGACGATGCCCGCGCCCATGGTGCGCGCGTGAGCGAGGTGGGTGTGCAGCCGGGCGATGCGCGCCAGCGTCCGCATACGCTGGCGCCGACGCTGGTGCTGGGCGCGAGCAATGAGATGCGCATCATGCAGGACGAGATTTTCGGCCCGGTGCTGCCGGTGATGACCTACCGCACGCTGGACGAGGCGATTGCCCATATCAACGCCCATCTGCGTCCGCTGGCCCTGTATTACTTCGGCTTCGACCGCGCCAGCCAGCGCCAAGTGCTGGACCGCACCACCTCGGGCAATGTGACGCTCAACGACACGCTGCTGCACTTCGCCCAGGACGACCTGCCTTTCGGCGGCGTGGGACCGAGCGGCATCGGCGCCTACCACGGCATCGAAGGCTTCCGCGCGCTCAGCCATGCGAAAGGGATTTTCCAGCAAAGCCGCATCAATTTCAGCGGCCTGCTGCGGCCGCCGTTCGGCAAGCTGGCGCATTTCATCGTGAAAATCTTGCTCAGGTAA
- a CDS encoding TetR/AcrR family transcriptional regulator yields MQEKERPYHHGDLKRVIIETALDMLREERGWQFTLREVARRAGVSHAAPYKHFPDKGALLTELALLGFAQMRQELAAAIESAPQNEVRRVFFAMAEAYVRFGAANPALYRLMFSADAGKIHDLYLSEIPMATFGLLLAILERGQQQGVLRQRPVQGQAAACWAQVHGFTLLSIDGLLLPEKVGDNAFEAALTTLLEGLEG; encoded by the coding sequence ATGCAGGAAAAGGAACGGCCCTACCACCACGGCGACCTGAAACGGGTCATCATCGAAACGGCGCTGGACATGCTGCGCGAGGAGCGCGGCTGGCAGTTCACGCTGCGCGAAGTCGCGCGCCGCGCGGGCGTCAGCCATGCCGCGCCCTATAAGCACTTCCCCGACAAGGGCGCCCTGCTGACCGAGCTGGCGCTGCTCGGCTTTGCCCAGATGCGCCAGGAACTGGCGGCCGCCATCGAGAGTGCGCCGCAGAACGAGGTGCGGCGCGTCTTCTTCGCCATGGCCGAGGCCTATGTGCGCTTCGGCGCCGCCAATCCCGCGCTCTACCGCCTGATGTTCAGCGCCGATGCGGGCAAGATCCACGATCTGTATCTGAGCGAAATCCCGATGGCCACCTTCGGCCTGCTGCTCGCCATCCTGGAACGCGGCCAGCAGCAGGGCGTGCTGCGCCAGCGTCCCGTGCAGGGCCAGGCGGCCGCCTGCTGGGCCCAGGTGCACGGCTTCACCCTGCTTTCCATCGACGGCCTGCTGCTGCCGGAAAAAGTCGGCGACAATGCCTTCGAGGCAGCCTTGACTACTTTGCTGGAGGGGCTGGAGGGCTGA
- a CDS encoding DMT family transporter yields the protein MTTASVQCPATGPAACPATSAMPAASKAQAAPAKAAVPLAVYAKLVACTFLWGGTFIAGRLASAALPVTVAATVRFAIAAALLLLVAWRLEGGLPRLSRAQVLATALLGLSGIFLYNLCFFGAMTHIPAGRAALFIALNPIVTALAAAVVLRERLTALRWGGIGLAFIGAAIVITRGDPLGALHDISQSLGVGELLMLGAISCWAAYTLIGKAALKGLSPIAATTYAALWGLFFLTISSARQLGGIEWTAVSWQVWASLFYLGAFGTVFGFIWWYEGVKAIGASRAAVFNNLVPVFGVSLAALVLGEPVLASMVAGGVLVAAGVTLTNMVSPPAPPAK from the coding sequence ATGACTACCGCTTCCGTCCAATGTCCGGCCACCGGCCCGGCTGCCTGCCCGGCCACCAGCGCCATGCCCGCCGCGTCCAAGGCGCAGGCCGCGCCAGCCAAGGCCGCCGTGCCGCTGGCGGTGTACGCCAAGCTGGTGGCCTGCACCTTCCTGTGGGGCGGCACCTTTATTGCGGGCCGCCTGGCTTCGGCAGCGCTGCCGGTGACGGTGGCTGCCACCGTGCGTTTCGCCATTGCCGCCGCCCTGCTCCTGCTGGTGGCCTGGCGGCTGGAGGGCGGCCTGCCGCGCCTGAGCCGCGCGCAAGTGCTGGCCACGGCCTTGCTGGGCCTGAGCGGCATCTTCCTCTACAACCTGTGCTTTTTCGGCGCGATGACGCATATTCCGGCGGGGCGCGCGGCCCTCTTCATCGCCCTCAATCCCATCGTCACCGCGCTGGCCGCCGCCGTGGTGCTGCGCGAACGGCTGACGGCGCTGCGCTGGGGCGGCATCGGGCTGGCCTTCATCGGCGCGGCCATCGTCATCACGCGCGGCGATCCGCTGGGCGCCCTGCACGACATCAGCCAGTCGCTGGGGGTGGGCGAGCTGCTGATGCTGGGCGCGATCAGCTGCTGGGCCGCCTATACGCTGATCGGCAAGGCGGCGCTGAAAGGCCTGTCGCCGATTGCCGCCACCACCTATGCGGCGCTGTGGGGCCTGTTCTTCCTGACCATCTCCTCGGCCAGGCAGCTGGGCGGCATCGAGTGGACGGCGGTGAGCTGGCAGGTCTGGGCCTCGCTGTTCTATCTGGGCGCGTTCGGCACCGTGTTCGGCTTTATCTGGTGGTATGAGGGCGTGAAGGCGATCGGCGCTTCGCGCGCCGCCGTCTTCAATAATCTGGTGCCGGTATTCGGCGTGTCGCTGGCGGCGCTGGTGCTGGGCGAACCGGTGCTGGCCTCAATGGTGGCGGGCGGCGTGCTGGTGGCGGCCGGGGTGACGCTGACGAATATGGTCAGCCCTCCAGCCCCTCCAGCAAAGTAG
- a CDS encoding LysR family transcriptional regulator: MTFTQLEIFALVAELQGFTAAAMRLGISQSAVSHAIKSLEQELGAPLILRQQATAEVTEVGQRLLARAREILGLAEAMRQEVAAARGLNQGLLRIGSFGPTASLKLMPAILAVFHKRYPGIEVQIDEGGDHDVLQWLLDRRVDVGFVVLPDERFDTVPLVEDQLVALLPAGHALAERRAITVNDLADVPYILGEAGCASLMQPVFAAHGVSPKVRYRISQIMTILGMVGSGDGVTVMPELALPKDMERAYPQVALRPFRPAVRRRVGLALRDLRQASPAAKAFIDTAREVVKTQA, from the coding sequence ATGACCTTCACCCAGCTGGAGATTTTTGCCCTGGTCGCCGAGCTGCAAGGCTTCACCGCCGCCGCCATGCGCCTGGGCATCAGCCAGTCCGCCGTCTCGCACGCCATCAAGTCGCTGGAGCAGGAGCTGGGCGCACCGCTGATCCTGCGCCAGCAAGCGACGGCCGAGGTGACGGAAGTGGGCCAGCGCCTGCTGGCGCGGGCGCGCGAAATCCTCGGCCTGGCCGAAGCCATGCGCCAGGAAGTGGCCGCCGCGCGCGGCCTGAACCAGGGTTTGCTGCGCATCGGCTCCTTCGGTCCCACCGCCTCGCTCAAGCTGATGCCGGCGATTCTGGCGGTTTTCCACAAGCGCTATCCCGGCATCGAGGTGCAGATCGACGAGGGTGGCGACCACGATGTGCTGCAATGGCTGCTGGACCGGCGCGTCGATGTCGGCTTCGTGGTGCTGCCCGACGAACGCTTCGATACCGTGCCGCTGGTGGAGGACCAATTGGTGGCCCTGCTGCCCGCCGGCCACGCGCTGGCCGAACGGCGCGCCATCACCGTCAATGATCTGGCCGATGTGCCGTATATCCTGGGCGAAGCCGGATGCGCGTCCCTGATGCAGCCGGTTTTCGCCGCGCATGGCGTCAGCCCCAAGGTGCGCTACCGCATCTCGCAGATCATGACCATCCTCGGCATGGTCGGCAGCGGCGACGGCGTCACCGTGATGCCGGAACTGGCCCTGCCCAAGGACATGGAGCGCGCCTATCCGCAAGTGGCGCTGCGCCCTTTCCGGCCCGCCGTGCGGCGCCGTGTCGGCCTGGCCCTGCGCGACCTGCGCCAGGCCTCGCCGGCCGCCAAGGCCTTTATCGACACCGCCCGCGAAGTGGTCAAAACCCAGGCTTGA
- a CDS encoding TonB-dependent siderophore receptor, translating into MNKRGKQPQLRKAGQGILAAAILAAFGSSPAWAHGEDGTVFELGTVTIMGKRPQAGEVGEDQVASVVSRQEMQRFNRDNVGDALNLLSGVTLSNNSRNEKTISVRGFDARQVPLFIDGIPVYVPYDGYVDFNRFSTADLAAIQVAKGFSSVAYGANTMGGAINLISRKPTKALEGDASIGFAEGSERQASANVGTRQGRWYLQAGVSWLRGDSFPLSSDFHPTATEDGGDRNNAYRKDSKVSLKVGFMPNASDEYAVSYYKQDGKKGQPPSTDPTAARYWKWPYWDKESLYFISNTALGRSELLQVRLYHDRYGNEVDSYTNGSYTTLKPSGSGSVGTGRSIYKDRTNGGSITLESSRWDAHSLRLVAHFKSDDHRETDANSTLNSNFKDEFLSYAVEDNIQLSPSFMLALGAGRHEQRAKTVYSLGNPYSVPGRKSANNVQAGLYYDWSGIGRLYATAAKKTRLPTLKDRYSQRLGTFIENPNLQAEEALNYEIGYQGRAWNGAKAEAALFYSDVSDKIQSQANVVGNKSQMRNIGKVHLSGLELGVSGQYASWLEYGANFTYTELKNVSAPAVKLTDIPRRKLTAHALLRPMDQLELIAFIENNSGRWANNTLELSGFTTANLKANYRLTRQLALEAGVNNVADRNYALADGFPSAGRNWFANIRYQY; encoded by the coding sequence GTGAACAAGCGTGGCAAGCAGCCGCAACTGCGCAAAGCAGGACAAGGCATTCTGGCCGCCGCCATCCTGGCGGCATTCGGTTCCAGCCCGGCATGGGCGCACGGCGAGGACGGCACCGTCTTCGAACTGGGCACCGTCACCATCATGGGCAAGCGCCCGCAGGCCGGCGAAGTGGGCGAAGACCAGGTCGCGTCCGTGGTCAGCCGCCAGGAAATGCAGCGCTTTAACCGCGACAATGTGGGCGACGCGTTGAACCTGCTGTCCGGCGTCACGCTCTCCAACAACTCGCGCAACGAGAAGACCATCTCCGTGCGCGGCTTCGACGCGCGCCAGGTGCCTCTCTTCATCGACGGCATTCCCGTCTATGTGCCGTATGACGGCTATGTCGACTTCAACCGCTTCAGCACCGCCGATCTGGCGGCGATCCAGGTGGCGAAGGGCTTCAGCTCCGTCGCCTACGGCGCCAATACCATGGGCGGCGCCATCAACCTGATCTCGCGCAAGCCCACCAAGGCGCTGGAGGGCGACGCCAGCATCGGCTTTGCCGAAGGCAGCGAACGCCAGGCCTCGGCCAACGTTGGCACGCGCCAGGGCCGCTGGTATCTGCAGGCCGGCGTGTCCTGGCTGCGCGGCGACAGCTTCCCGCTGTCCTCCGACTTCCACCCCACCGCCACCGAGGATGGCGGCGACCGCAATAACGCCTACCGCAAGGACAGCAAGGTCTCGCTCAAAGTCGGCTTCATGCCCAACGCCAGCGACGAATACGCCGTCAGCTACTACAAGCAGGACGGCAAGAAGGGCCAGCCGCCATCGACCGACCCAACGGCCGCGCGCTACTGGAAATGGCCATACTGGGACAAGGAAAGCCTGTACTTCATCTCGAATACGGCGCTGGGCCGCAGCGAATTGCTGCAGGTACGCCTCTACCACGACCGCTACGGCAATGAGGTGGACAGTTACACCAACGGCAGCTACACCACGCTCAAGCCTTCCGGTTCGGGCAGTGTTGGCACCGGCCGCAGCATCTACAAGGACAGGACCAATGGCGGTTCCATTACCCTCGAATCCTCGCGCTGGGACGCGCACAGCCTGCGCCTGGTGGCCCACTTCAAATCCGATGACCACCGCGAGACGGATGCCAACAGCACCCTGAATTCCAACTTCAAGGACGAATTCCTGTCCTACGCGGTGGAAGACAATATCCAGCTCTCGCCATCCTTCATGCTGGCGCTGGGCGCCGGCCGCCACGAACAGCGCGCCAAGACCGTCTATAGCCTGGGCAACCCCTACTCCGTCCCCGGCCGCAAGAGCGCCAACAATGTGCAGGCCGGCCTGTACTACGACTGGAGCGGCATCGGCCGCCTGTACGCCACGGCGGCGAAGAAAACCCGCCTGCCGACGCTGAAGGACCGCTATTCCCAGCGCCTGGGCACCTTCATCGAAAACCCGAATCTGCAGGCGGAAGAAGCGCTCAATTACGAGATCGGCTACCAGGGCCGCGCATGGAACGGCGCCAAGGCCGAAGCGGCGCTGTTCTACAGCGATGTGAGCGATAAGATCCAGAGCCAGGCCAATGTGGTGGGCAATAAATCGCAGATGCGCAATATCGGCAAGGTGCACCTGTCCGGGCTGGAACTGGGCGTCAGCGGCCAATACGCCTCGTGGCTCGAATACGGCGCCAACTTCACCTACACGGAGCTGAAAAACGTCAGCGCGCCGGCCGTGAAGTTGACCGATATCCCGCGCCGCAAACTCACGGCCCATGCCCTGCTGCGCCCCATGGACCAGCTGGAGCTGATCGCCTTCATCGAAAACAATAGCGGACGCTGGGCCAATAACACGCTGGAGCTGTCCGGCTTCACCACCGCCAACCTGAAAGCGAACTACCGCCTCACGCGCCAGCTGGCGCTGGAAGCGGGCGTCAACAACGTGGCCGACCGCAACTACGCCCTGGCCGACGGCTTCCCCAGTGCGGGCCGCAATTGGTTCGCCAATATCCGCTACCAATACTGA
- a CDS encoding molybdopterin-dependent oxidoreductase — protein MIPTIRSYALAFAASGLLLLPASAMAEHKPADPSKYVTERVSVTGAVQHALTLKVDDLRKFPPQQVGEMPLICQSGANMGKLENFKGVLLRDILNKAELVSREHNDFKKLVIIATASDGYKAVFSWNELFNSKLGDGVLVFFEKDGKLLGDDEGRIAMVSSQDTRTGPRHVKWLQSIEVRRITE, from the coding sequence ATGATCCCAACCATCCGCAGCTACGCCCTCGCCTTCGCCGCTTCCGGTTTGCTGCTGTTGCCGGCATCGGCCATGGCCGAACACAAACCGGCCGATCCGTCCAAGTACGTGACGGAGCGCGTCAGCGTCACCGGCGCCGTGCAACACGCGCTTACGTTGAAAGTGGACGACCTGCGCAAATTCCCGCCGCAGCAGGTCGGCGAGATGCCGCTGATCTGCCAGTCCGGCGCCAATATGGGCAAGCTGGAAAACTTCAAGGGCGTGCTGCTGCGCGATATCCTGAACAAGGCCGAACTCGTGTCGCGCGAGCATAACGACTTCAAGAAGCTGGTCATCATCGCCACCGCCAGCGATGGCTACAAAGCCGTCTTCTCCTGGAATGAGCTGTTCAATTCCAAGCTGGGCGACGGCGTGCTGGTCTTCTTCGAGAAGGACGGCAAGCTGCTGGGTGACGATGAGGGCCGCATTGCCATGGTCTCCAGCCAGGACACGCGTACCGGCCCGCGCCACGTGAAATGGCTGCAATCGATCGAAGTGCGCCGCATCACGGAATGA
- a CDS encoding nitrogen fixation protein NifQ translates to MSAANGHGHGAGLPAGGVAGGSPAAPALRDPAALMAAAVAGVLRHAAQGELPPFARTLGLPQAELAAMVADYLPPPAEDDPHPWPGAVSSAKYRVIADSTPVVFKDLSALLLANRSAVVDERHAAWAARAVAAASLGGRHLWQDLGLNGRQEVSALLSHYFAPLFQRNTRDLKWKRFLYLELGAAQGIPELRPPKCLNCDQYRACFPL, encoded by the coding sequence ATGAGCGCAGCCAATGGCCATGGGCATGGCGCTGGCCTGCCCGCCGGCGGCGTGGCAGGCGGATCGCCAGCCGCGCCCGCGCTGCGCGATCCTGCCGCCTTGATGGCGGCGGCCGTCGCGGGCGTGCTGCGCCACGCCGCCCAGGGCGAACTGCCGCCGTTTGCGCGCACCCTGGGTCTGCCGCAGGCGGAACTGGCGGCCATGGTGGCCGATTACCTGCCGCCGCCGGCCGAGGATGATCCCCATCCGTGGCCCGGCGCCGTGTCATCAGCCAAATACCGGGTTATCGCCGACAGCACGCCCGTGGTGTTCAAGGATCTCAGCGCCCTGCTGCTGGCAAACCGCAGCGCCGTCGTGGACGAACGCCACGCCGCCTGGGCCGCGCGTGCGGTCGCCGCCGCCAGCCTTGGTGGCCGCCATCTGTGGCAGGATCTGGGGCTGAACGGACGGCAGGAAGTCTCGGCCCTGCTCAGCCACTATTTCGCCCCCCTCTTCCAGCGCAATACGCGCGACCTGAAATGGAAGCGCTTCCTGTACCTGGAACTGGGCGCGGCGCAAGGCATTCCCGAACTGCGTCCACCCAAATGCCTGAACTGCGACCAGTACCGCGCCTGTTTCCCGCTTTAG
- a CDS encoding MFS transporter, translated as MKSPLAAVICGGVIIGLALGMRHVQGLFMLPMIGARGWSREQFALALALQNLVWGLAQPFTGMLADRFGSLRVLLAGCLLYALGLYLMAYSRSSTELALSGGLLIGLALSGTTFGTVYGALSRIIAPQKRGWALGLAGAAGGVGQFLMVPGAQGLIDTLGWMGALLAIAMLLAMMTPLAVGLNDGSALAAQQKGQRMGQAIREALSHRGFWLLNLGFLACGFQLAFIASHFPAYLLDKGFNAHTGVAALAIVALANVGGTYLCGLLGNSYRRKHLLAYLYLLRSAAMLLFFVLPVSHASIYLFSFLMGALWLGTVPLTNGLVSQVFGVQYISTLFGLVFVGHQIGSFLGVWLGGVVFEATRSYDAVWIGAIVLGLAAAALHWPIDDRAVARVQPA; from the coding sequence TTGAAATCGCCGTTGGCCGCCGTGATCTGCGGTGGGGTCATCATTGGTCTGGCGCTGGGGATGCGCCATGTGCAGGGCCTGTTCATGCTGCCGATGATCGGTGCGCGGGGCTGGAGCCGGGAGCAGTTCGCGCTCGCTCTCGCCCTGCAAAACCTGGTCTGGGGTCTGGCCCAGCCTTTTACGGGCATGCTGGCCGACCGTTTCGGTTCGCTGCGCGTGCTGCTGGCGGGCTGCCTGTTGTATGCGCTGGGGCTGTATTTGATGGCGTATTCGCGCAGCAGCACGGAATTGGCGCTGAGCGGCGGTTTGCTGATCGGACTGGCGCTGTCGGGGACGACCTTCGGTACGGTGTATGGCGCCTTGAGCCGCATCATCGCGCCGCAAAAGCGCGGCTGGGCGCTGGGACTGGCCGGCGCGGCAGGCGGGGTAGGCCAGTTTTTGATGGTGCCGGGGGCGCAGGGGCTGATCGATACGCTGGGCTGGATGGGTGCCTTGCTGGCGATTGCCATGCTGCTGGCGATGATGACGCCGCTGGCGGTGGGCTTGAACGATGGCAGCGCGCTGGCGGCGCAGCAGAAAGGGCAGCGCATGGGACAGGCGATACGCGAGGCGCTGTCGCATCGCGGTTTCTGGCTGCTGAACCTGGGCTTCCTGGCCTGCGGCTTCCAGCTGGCTTTCATCGCCAGCCATTTCCCGGCGTATTTGCTGGATAAGGGCTTCAACGCGCATACCGGAGTGGCGGCGCTGGCCATCGTGGCGCTGGCGAATGTAGGCGGCACCTATCTGTGCGGCTTGCTGGGGAATAGCTACCGCCGCAAACACCTGCTGGCCTATCTGTATCTGCTGCGCTCCGCAGCGATGCTGCTGTTCTTCGTGCTGCCGGTCAGCCATGCCAGCATCTATCTGTTTTCCTTCCTCATGGGTGCGCTATGGCTGGGAACCGTGCCGCTGACGAATGGGCTGGTATCGCAGGTATTCGGCGTGCAGTATATTTCGACGCTGTTTGGCCTGGTCTTCGTGGGCCACCAGATCGGCAGCTTCCTCGGCGTGTGGCTGGGTGGCGTGGTGTTCGAGGCCACGCGTTCCTACGACGCGGTATGGATCGGCGCCATCGTGCTGGGACTGGCGGCGGCGGCGCTGCACTGGCCTATCGATGACCGCGCCGTGGCGCGCGTGCAGCCGGCATGA
- a CDS encoding DUF2917 domain-containing protein — protein sequence MKIAAMLRHWPRAQLEVGGRLTLEMAQESLPGKSTPGMALGLRPRESARLALDGALRVRCVAGILWIVGADCEDRILQAGQAALLSKHGLHHLSSLNRDAPVTFELRLEPA from the coding sequence ATGAAGATAGCCGCGATGCTGCGACACTGGCCGCGCGCGCAACTGGAAGTGGGCGGCCGCCTGACGCTCGAAATGGCGCAGGAAAGCCTGCCGGGAAAAAGTACGCCCGGCATGGCGCTGGGCTTGCGTCCGCGCGAAAGCGCGCGGCTGGCGCTGGACGGCGCCCTGCGCGTGCGCTGCGTCGCCGGCATTCTCTGGATCGTGGGTGCCGACTGCGAAGACCGCATCCTGCAAGCCGGCCAGGCCGCCCTGCTGAGCAAGCACGGCCTGCATCATCTCAGCAGCCTTAATCGCGACGCCCCCGTCACCTTCGAACTGCGCCTCGAACCCGCCTAA
- a CDS encoding LysR substrate-binding domain-containing protein — protein sequence MRHPLIALPPLDALRGFVAAARRLSITQAADDLCLTQSAVSRQIQTLEERLGTQLFTRSNRSITLTMAGEQLFRLCSPWMDKLAELSDSLREEIRPRTVTISASIGVASLWILPRLGAFQAAHPDIDVRLAANNRVEDLAQEDIDLAIRYSAAAQAGPNAQHLFDEQIVPVASPAVAQRVLAHPRGLLSEVLLDLERNSRPWLRWSYWLERKAPGLRAKGFLYFHQYDQIIQAALEGHGVALGRLPLIQNMLKDGRLQALASVPQGVPDYAYWLLQAVPEPREEVRHFRDWLLHSLR from the coding sequence ATGCGCCATCCCCTGATCGCCCTGCCGCCGCTCGATGCGCTGCGCGGCTTTGTCGCCGCCGCGCGCCGCCTCAGCATCACCCAGGCCGCCGACGATTTATGCCTGACGCAGTCGGCGGTGAGCCGCCAGATCCAGACGCTGGAAGAACGTCTCGGCACCCAGCTGTTCACGCGCAGCAACCGCAGCATCACGCTGACCATGGCGGGCGAACAGCTGTTCCGTCTCTGCTCGCCGTGGATGGACAAGCTGGCGGAGCTGAGCGACTCGCTGCGCGAGGAAATCCGTCCGCGCACGGTGACGATATCGGCCAGCATCGGCGTGGCCTCGCTCTGGATCCTGCCGCGCCTGGGCGCCTTCCAGGCCGCCCATCCCGATATCGACGTCAGGCTGGCGGCCAACAACCGCGTCGAAGACCTGGCGCAGGAAGACATCGACCTGGCGATCCGCTACAGTGCTGCCGCCCAGGCCGGACCGAATGCGCAACACCTGTTCGACGAACAGATCGTGCCGGTCGCCAGTCCCGCCGTTGCCCAGCGCGTGCTGGCCCACCCGCGCGGCTTGCTGAGCGAAGTGCTGCTGGATCTGGAAAGAAATAGCCGGCCATGGCTGCGCTGGTCCTACTGGCTGGAACGCAAGGCGCCCGGTCTGCGCGCCAAAGGCTTCCTCTACTTCCACCAATACGACCAGATCATCCAGGCCGCGCTGGAAGGGCACGGCGTCGCGCTCGGCCGGCTGCCGCTGATCCAGAACATGCTCAAGGATGGGCGGCTGCAGGCCCTGGCCTCCGTCCCCCAGGGCGTGCCCGACTACGCCTACTGGCTGCTGCAAGCCGTCCCCGAACCGCGCGAAGAAGTCCGCCACTTCCGCGACTGGCTGCTCCACAGTTTGCGCTAA